GTCGGGCCGCTCGGTGGGGTCCTGGCGCAGCAGCGACTCGACGACGGGCCGCAGCGGGCCGCACTCCTCGGCGTACGCGGGCGGCTCGGAGCACACCATCTGGACGAGCTCGGCGGCGTTGTCCTCTGGGTACGGGGCGTGGCCTTCGAGGACGCGGAACAGCAGCGCGCCGAGCGCCCACAGGTCGGTGGCCGGGCCGATGGGCGGGGCGAGCCGCCAGGTGCCGTACACGGGCCCCGCCTGCTCGGGCGCCCACCGCTCGGTGACGGCGCCGACGACGGCGATGCGGGCCTGGCGGGCGCGCTCGGCGGCCAGGGGCGTGGTGGGGCCCCGGTAGACGTCGCCGCCCTGGGCCGGGCCTCCGGTGCCGGGGGCGGGCTCGCGGCGGGGGTGCGGCGTCCGGGCGTCCTGCGGGCCTTGGGGGCTCTGCGGGTCCCGGGGGCTCTGCGGGGACTGGCGCCGGGAGTCGGCGCGCAGGCCCGCGTGGGCGCCGCCGTACGGGGTGACGTCGCCGTACGGGGAGTTGCCGCCGCCCGCCGGGACGGGGCCGTCCCGCCACGTACCGGTGAGCAGCGCGCGCGGGACCCGGCCCTGGTCGTCGCCGTCGTCGTCGCCGTGGGCGTGCTCGTGCTCGTCCCCGTGGGCGTCGTCGGACCCGTAGGGGCTGTGGGGGTCGTACGCGCTGTACGTCCCGTGGCGCGCGGTGCCGTGCGCGCCGCCTGCGTCGTGGTCGCCGTACGCGTCGCGGCCGTACGCGTCGCGGTCGCCGTACGCGTCGTCGGCGTCGTCCCCGTCCTCGGCGAACCGGTCCGCCGCCTGGGCGACGTACTGGGGCTCGTAGCCGCTGGGCAGCGCCGGCGGGCCGGGCGGGAGCGGCGCGGGGGCCATGGCGCGCGGCTCCCCGTAGGGGTCCTCGTACACCTGGTCGTACGAGTCGTCCTCGTCCCGGCCCTCGTCGTACGTCCGCACGCGCCCGGTGACGATCCGGCCCCCGGCCTCGTCGTCGTACGCGCCGTCACCGCCGTACGCGTCGCCGCCCTCGTGGTCGTCGTCGGGCTCGGCGCGCTCGTCCCCGTAGGGCCCACCGTCCCCGTAGGGCCCACCGCCCTCGTAGGGGTCGTCCTCCCCGTAGGGGGCGCCCTCCCCGTAAGGGCCGCCGTCCGCGTCCGCGTCCGCGTACGGGACGTCCGCCTCGTCCGGGAGCGGCACCGGCGCGTAACCGCACAGGGCCTCCTCGGCGGCACCGGCGGCGAGGCCGCTGAGGACCACCCGGCCGTCGTCGCAGACCAGGACCGTTCGGGCGGTGATGTTGCGGTGCGTCCAGCCGTGGGCGTGCAGCGCGCGCAGCGCCGTGACCACGTCATTGGCGATCTCGGCGGCGCGGTACGGGCTGAGCGGCTCGTCGCGGACGAGGGCGGCCAGCGGCCGGGCGGCGACCAGTTCGCTGACGATCCACAGCGAGC
This genomic window from Streptomyces thermolilacinus SPC6 contains:
- a CDS encoding protein kinase, which translates into the protein MDDYAGRVLADRYRLPLLPDGEDGHGYGDEAGHAGAYGPVGTRAFDTYSGQEVMVRQLPLPETVDAEVLDADDEYGRPYGHSPRRAAARATADPAVQRAVEAVQAVARIPDHPRLDQVFDVFTEGGSLWIVSELVAARPLAALVRDEPLSPYRAAEIANDVVTALRALHAHGWTHRNITARTVLVCDDGRVVLSGLAAGAAEEALCGYAPVPLPDEADVPYADADADGGPYGEGAPYGEDDPYEGGGPYGDGGPYGDERAEPDDDHEGGDAYGGDGAYDDEAGGRIVTGRVRTYDEGRDEDDSYDQVYEDPYGEPRAMAPAPLPPGPPALPSGYEPQYVAQAADRFAEDGDDADDAYGDRDAYGRDAYGDHDAGGAHGTARHGTYSAYDPHSPYGSDDAHGDEHEHAHGDDDGDDQGRVPRALLTGTWRDGPVPAGGGNSPYGDVTPYGGAHAGLRADSRRQSPQSPRDPQSPQGPQDARTPHPRREPAPGTGGPAQGGDVYRGPTTPLAAERARQARIAVVGAVTERWAPEQAGPVYGTWRLAPPIGPATDLWALGALLFRVLEGHAPYPEDNAAELVQMVCSEPPAYAEECGPLRPVVESLLRQDPTERPDFEELRGWLRSLVRSAPEPEAGAHLVPMPSADAARLPILRRRGDLVRRRRTRTDRTRTARSRTSARAAMPPVPEPVPAAPARHRHKRATDRHPDSGGSPRALGRNLLLLILLGLAGAVAYALLFMPKSGTEDQSQRPTGTARPTATTPHGQTPTGAGAPAPRTPQPTGQAPSTNAGTPTAPALPDGYVVRTDPEGFRVGVDRTWRRSPINDIGQVRYSDGDFTLIIVPGRDTVRTAGSDPLEYQRSKERELQPWRDSTWATATGLRRVDIGRQAMAEGQFTWQDAGGRQVYVRNRALLIGDRYHVVQVIGPETERDRVTEVFEQATKAYHPTR